Proteins found in one Bacillus subtilis subsp. subtilis str. 168 genomic segment:
- the dhbC gene encoding isochorismate synthase (siderophore-specific) (Evidence 1b: Function from experimental evidences in the studied species; PubMedId: 12354229, 16672620, 19777807, 26284661; Product type e: enzyme), with translation MLDQNVITETKAEHLLHEYQPGAFFLASPHRVLLAKGICEIVPEADGQNQMETLSGRIAEALRQAKQSGQSRPLVVGAVPFDQVKAARLVVPEEVRWSGPLQFDHEEKEQQAGHTYHIKPVPEPEDYKNGVEQGLARIADGTLSKIVLSRSLHLTSPEPIQTDELLRHLAQHNSHGYTFAADVSSQEETSPRRTLLGASPELLVSRMGTQVVSNPLAGSRPRSNDPVEDQRRAAELLSSAKDLHEHAVVADAVAAALRPFCRTLEVPEKPSLIKTETMWHLSSVIKGELSDPSVTALELAAALHPTPAVCGTPTDLAREAILSIEPFDRGFFTGMVGWCDDAGDGEWIVTIRCAEAEERSLRLYAGAGVVAGSKPEDELQETSAKFRTMLRAMGVDHI, from the coding sequence ATGTTGGATCAAAACGTTATAACAGAAACAAAAGCGGAGCATTTGCTTCATGAATATCAGCCGGGCGCCTTTTTCTTAGCGTCTCCTCATCGTGTACTGTTAGCGAAAGGCATATGTGAAATTGTACCGGAGGCAGACGGGCAAAACCAAATGGAAACCCTTTCTGGCCGAATTGCAGAGGCGTTACGTCAGGCAAAACAATCAGGGCAAAGCCGGCCGCTTGTTGTCGGGGCCGTTCCTTTTGATCAAGTAAAAGCAGCGCGGCTCGTTGTACCTGAAGAAGTGCGCTGGTCAGGACCGCTTCAATTTGATCATGAGGAAAAGGAACAGCAGGCTGGGCATACATACCACATAAAGCCTGTTCCTGAACCTGAGGATTATAAAAATGGTGTTGAACAAGGGCTGGCACGCATTGCCGATGGAACACTCAGCAAAATCGTCCTGTCCAGATCGCTGCATTTGACATCGCCTGAACCGATTCAGACGGATGAATTGCTTCGCCATCTGGCTCAGCATAACTCGCATGGCTACACGTTTGCCGCAGACGTGTCCAGTCAGGAGGAAACGTCTCCCCGCAGAACATTGCTCGGAGCAAGTCCGGAGCTTCTCGTTTCAAGGATGGGAACACAGGTCGTTTCCAACCCATTAGCCGGCTCAAGACCGCGCAGTAATGATCCTGTTGAAGACCAGCGCCGGGCAGCTGAATTGCTTTCTTCCGCAAAGGATCTTCATGAGCACGCGGTTGTCGCTGACGCGGTTGCGGCAGCGCTGAGACCTTTCTGCCGGACGCTGGAGGTTCCGGAGAAGCCTTCACTGATCAAAACGGAAACGATGTGGCACCTGTCCAGCGTGATTAAGGGAGAGCTTTCCGACCCGTCTGTAACCGCACTTGAATTGGCGGCGGCGCTCCACCCGACGCCAGCCGTCTGCGGAACACCGACTGATCTTGCAAGAGAAGCGATTCTCAGCATTGAACCATTTGACCGCGGTTTCTTTACCGGCATGGTCGGATGGTGTGACGATGCCGGTGACGGAGAATGGATCGTGACCATCCGTTGTGCAGAAGCAGAAGAACGCTCACTCCGCCTGTATGCTGGAGCTGGTGTTGTGGCCGGTTCAAAGCCTGAGGACGAGCTTCAGGAGACGTCCGCAAAGTTTCGGACAATGCTGCGGGCAATGGGCGTGGATCACATATGA
- the dhbA gene encoding 2,3-dihydro-2,3-dihydroxybenzoate dehydrogenase (Evidence 1a: Function from experimental evidences in the studied strain; PubMedId: 12354229, 16672620, 26284661; Product type e: enzyme), translated as MNAKGIEGKIAFITGAAQGIGEAVARTLASQGAHIAAVDYNPEKLEKVVSSLKAEGRHAEAFPADVRDSAAIDEITARIEREMGPIDILVNVAGVLRPGLIHSLSDEEWEATFSVNSTGVFNASRSVSKYMMDRRSGSIVTVGSNAAGVPRTSMAAYASSKAAAVMFTKCLGLELAEYNIRCNIVSPGSTETDMQWSLWADENGAEQVIKGSLETFKTGIPLKKLAKPSDIADAVLFLVSGQAGHITMHNLCVDGGATLGV; from the coding sequence ATGAATGCAAAGGGTATAGAGGGAAAAATTGCTTTTATAACAGGGGCTGCCCAAGGAATAGGCGAAGCTGTTGCGCGGACGCTTGCCAGTCAAGGCGCACATATTGCGGCAGTTGATTATAATCCTGAAAAGCTGGAAAAGGTTGTGAGCAGCCTCAAAGCAGAAGGCCGCCATGCAGAAGCTTTTCCTGCGGATGTGAGAGACAGCGCGGCGATTGACGAGATCACGGCGCGCATCGAACGTGAAATGGGGCCGATTGATATTTTAGTGAATGTAGCGGGTGTCCTTCGCCCGGGACTGATCCATTCGCTTAGCGATGAGGAATGGGAGGCGACGTTCTCAGTGAATTCGACTGGCGTATTTAACGCCTCGCGTTCAGTCAGCAAATATATGATGGACCGAAGATCGGGTTCGATTGTAACAGTCGGATCGAATGCTGCCGGTGTACCAAGAACATCTATGGCGGCATATGCGTCTTCAAAGGCTGCGGCTGTGATGTTTACGAAATGCCTTGGCCTTGAGCTTGCAGAATACAATATTCGCTGCAACATTGTATCTCCCGGATCAACGGAAACAGACATGCAGTGGTCATTATGGGCCGACGAGAATGGAGCGGAGCAAGTCATAAAAGGATCACTTGAGACATTTAAAACAGGGATCCCGCTCAAAAAACTAGCCAAGCCTTCGGATATTGCGGATGCGGTGCTCTTTTTGGTTTCTGGCCAGGCAGGGCATATTACGATGCATAATTTATGCGTAGATGGCGGCGCGACCTTAGGCGTGTAA
- the besA gene encoding bacillibactin trilactone hydrolase (Evidence 2a: Function from experimental evidences in other organisms; PubMedId: 12354229, 16889643, 19673474, 26284661, 28283524; Product type e: enzyme): MKEQTTDRTNGGTSNAFTIPGTEVRMMSSRNENRTYHIFISKPSTPPPPAGYPVIYLLDANSVFGTMTEAVRIQGRRPEKTGVIPAVIVGIGYETAEPFSSARHRDFTMPTAQSKLPERPDGREWPEHGGAEGFFRFIEEDLKPEIERDYQIDKKRQTIFGHSLGGLFVLQVLLTKPDAFQTYIAGSPSIHWNKPFILKKTDHFVSLTKKNNQPINILLAAGELEQHHKSRMNDNARELYERLAVLSEQGIRAEFCEFSGEGHISVLPVLVSRALRFALHPDGPHLSMG; the protein is encoded by the coding sequence ATGAAAGAACAAACAACAGACCGGACAAATGGCGGGACATCAAACGCATTTACGATTCCTGGTACGGAAGTGCGTATGATGTCTTCACGCAATGAAAACCGTACCTATCACATTTTTATCTCGAAACCTAGTACGCCGCCGCCACCCGCTGGTTATCCTGTGATTTATCTGCTGGATGCCAATTCTGTCTTCGGAACGATGACGGAAGCCGTTCGAATACAGGGACGCCGACCCGAAAAAACCGGGGTGATCCCTGCAGTGATCGTCGGCATTGGCTATGAGACAGCGGAGCCGTTCTCCTCAGCACGCCACCGGGATTTTACAATGCCAACAGCCCAATCGAAGCTGCCGGAAAGGCCCGACGGCAGAGAATGGCCGGAGCATGGCGGAGCGGAGGGCTTTTTCAGATTTATTGAAGAGGATTTAAAACCGGAGATAGAACGAGATTACCAGATTGATAAAAAAAGACAAACAATCTTTGGCCATTCGCTCGGAGGGCTTTTCGTGCTGCAGGTGCTGCTAACAAAGCCCGATGCGTTTCAAACGTATATCGCGGGAAGTCCGTCCATTCATTGGAATAAACCGTTTATTCTCAAGAAAACGGACCATTTCGTCTCTCTCACCAAGAAAAACAATCAGCCTATCAATATCCTGCTTGCCGCAGGAGAATTAGAGCAGCATCATAAAAGCCGGATGAATGATAATGCAAGGGAGCTTTATGAGCGGCTGGCCGTTTTATCTGAACAAGGTATACGGGCAGAATTTTGCGAGTTTTCAGGAGAAGGACATATTTCAGTTCTTCCTGTTTTGGTCAGCAGGGCGCTGCGTTTTGCGCTTCACCCTGACGGACCGCATCTATCAATGGGCTGA
- the yuiH gene encoding putative molybdopterin containing enzyme subunit (Evidence 3: Putative function from multiple computational evidences; PubMedId: 11598126, 16341843, 21190336; Product type e: enzyme) has product MYFGKTRQSDQSGRVPPNQNVTTSFPVLHTGDVPYYEDMTKWNLQVYGLVDHPMLLSFEDVKAFPRYESKNDIHCVTGWSRLDNVWQGVRACDIAEKAGVKEEAGYVILHAEEGWTTNLPLDDFLAETSLLAYAHNGEPLTPEHGFPLRGVFPHLYFWKSAKWLRGIQFTKENHPGFWERNGYHMRGDPWQNQRFTWD; this is encoded by the coding sequence ATGTATTTCGGAAAAACAAGACAGTCCGATCAATCTGGAAGAGTGCCGCCAAATCAAAACGTCACCACTTCATTTCCTGTGCTTCATACCGGAGATGTCCCATATTACGAAGATATGACGAAATGGAATCTTCAAGTATACGGTTTGGTTGACCATCCGATGCTGCTAAGCTTTGAAGATGTCAAAGCCTTTCCACGGTATGAATCGAAAAACGACATTCATTGCGTCACGGGATGGTCAAGGCTTGATAATGTGTGGCAAGGCGTGCGGGCTTGTGATATAGCGGAAAAAGCGGGTGTAAAAGAAGAAGCGGGCTACGTCATTTTACATGCTGAAGAGGGCTGGACGACCAATCTGCCGCTTGATGATTTCTTAGCGGAAACTTCCCTTCTGGCTTATGCGCATAATGGCGAACCTTTAACCCCTGAACACGGCTTTCCGCTGCGGGGTGTATTTCCGCATCTGTATTTTTGGAAAAGCGCCAAGTGGCTGCGCGGCATCCAATTTACGAAAGAAAATCACCCTGGCTTTTGGGAGCGGAATGGCTATCACATGAGAGGCGACCCTTGGCAAAATCAAAGGTTTACATGGGATTAA
- the bioYB gene encoding putative biotin transporter (Evidence 3: Putative function from multiple computational evidences; PubMedId: 11717296, 15849754, 16850406, 24816803; Product type t: transporter), with product MKQRKLRAGDMALIGMFAALMAVGANITSVAPFLQVAGIPLSMQPFFCLLAALLLGSKRAAIAMIVYALVGLAGAPVFAQFSAGFAPFAGKSGGFIISYIPAAFAAGWFLERNIQPSKIRFLIASLIGTAIMYLIGTTYMYLALKLWIHTPVSYGTAWGFMIWFMVKDTALAVILSFIAPAIYRSIHKATGFNRNHISST from the coding sequence ATGAAACAACGTAAACTTCGTGCGGGAGATATGGCGCTGATTGGCATGTTCGCCGCACTTATGGCTGTCGGGGCCAACATTACATCAGTAGCACCCTTTTTACAAGTAGCCGGCATTCCGCTTTCGATGCAGCCGTTTTTCTGTCTCTTGGCAGCTTTGCTTCTTGGCAGCAAACGGGCAGCGATTGCCATGATTGTATATGCACTTGTGGGATTGGCCGGAGCGCCTGTGTTTGCTCAATTTTCAGCAGGCTTCGCACCGTTTGCAGGGAAAAGCGGCGGGTTTATTATCTCATACATTCCGGCAGCATTTGCAGCGGGATGGTTTTTAGAACGAAACATTCAGCCAAGTAAAATTCGATTTCTCATTGCTTCACTTATCGGAACGGCGATCATGTATCTCATCGGCACTACCTATATGTATCTTGCACTGAAGCTGTGGATTCATACGCCAGTGAGCTACGGCACGGCTTGGGGCTTTATGATTTGGTTTATGGTAAAAGATACAGCGCTGGCTGTGATACTGTCGTTTATCGCACCAGCAATCTACCGCTCTATTCATAAAGCAACCGGCTTTAACAGAAATCACATATCATCTACGTAA
- the hisP gene encoding histidine / basic amino acid transporter (Evidence 2b: Function from indirect experimental evidences (e.g. phenotypes); PubMedId: 15135544, 15849754, 16850406, 23504016; Product type t : transporter) — protein MNAVVIAVLLMLVLSLLRVNIVIALIIGALAGGLTGGLGLGETVKAFTDGLGGNATVAVSYAMLGAFAAALTKTGLPDAMVEASVKLIGNKEDSRKKALSKVLIVLIILIVSCFSQNVVPVHIAFIPVLIPPLLKIFNELEMDRRLIACVITFGLTAPYILLPVGFGQIFQGMLKDNMADAGLNVPLADIPYALIIPVAGMVVGLILSVIVYRKPKQYETKDISGAEASPYTRKSIGIAVLAIVVSLGVQLYLSQTLGVEGMIMGALAGLIVLFVSGVMKRDEADSLITDGMVLMAFIGFVMLVAAGFSNVLTKTGDVESLVKTSAGFIGHSQSLGALLMLIVGLLITMGIGSSFATIPVITTIFVPLCMQLGFSPMATIAIIGAAAALGDAGSPASDSTLGPTSGLSADGQHHHIWDTCVPTFIFYNIPLVIFGWIAALVL, from the coding sequence ATGAATGCAGTCGTCATCGCAGTCCTGCTTATGCTTGTATTAAGCCTGCTGCGTGTCAATATTGTTATCGCATTAATTATAGGCGCCTTGGCCGGCGGGTTAACAGGCGGGCTCGGTCTTGGCGAAACGGTTAAAGCTTTCACAGACGGTCTCGGCGGAAATGCCACCGTTGCAGTTAGCTATGCCATGCTTGGCGCGTTTGCCGCCGCTTTGACGAAAACGGGTCTTCCGGACGCAATGGTGGAAGCCTCCGTTAAATTAATCGGAAATAAAGAAGATTCTCGAAAAAAAGCACTGTCTAAGGTGCTGATTGTGCTGATTATTTTAATTGTATCTTGTTTTTCGCAAAACGTCGTTCCGGTTCACATCGCGTTTATCCCGGTGCTGATTCCGCCGCTTTTGAAAATCTTTAATGAACTTGAAATGGACCGCCGTCTGATCGCGTGTGTAATTACATTTGGCTTAACGGCTCCTTATATTTTGCTTCCGGTCGGTTTCGGCCAAATCTTCCAAGGCATGCTGAAGGACAATATGGCGGATGCCGGGTTAAACGTTCCGCTTGCTGATATTCCGTACGCACTGATTATTCCAGTTGCAGGTATGGTTGTCGGCCTTATTTTATCAGTGATCGTATACCGTAAACCGAAACAATATGAAACAAAAGACATTTCAGGTGCAGAAGCATCGCCATATACGAGAAAAAGTATTGGTATCGCGGTTCTAGCCATTGTTGTGTCACTCGGCGTCCAGCTTTACTTATCTCAGACTTTGGGAGTAGAAGGAATGATTATGGGGGCGCTCGCTGGTCTGATTGTTCTGTTTGTCAGCGGTGTGATGAAGCGTGATGAAGCGGACTCACTGATTACTGATGGAATGGTTTTAATGGCCTTTATCGGCTTTGTCATGCTTGTTGCAGCCGGATTTTCAAACGTATTGACGAAAACCGGAGATGTCGAGTCACTGGTCAAAACGTCAGCTGGTTTTATCGGACACAGTCAGTCCTTGGGCGCATTGCTGATGCTCATTGTCGGCTTATTAATTACAATGGGGATCGGATCTTCTTTTGCGACCATTCCTGTTATCACAACCATTTTCGTGCCTCTATGCATGCAGCTTGGATTCAGCCCGATGGCAACGATTGCGATTATCGGGGCTGCTGCTGCGCTTGGCGATGCCGGTTCACCTGCCAGTGACAGTACGCTTGGGCCGACTTCAGGTTTGAGTGCGGACGGCCAGCATCACCACATTTGGGATACTTGTGTGCCGACATTTATATTTTATAATATTCCGCTTGTCATCTTTGGCTGGATTGCAGCGCTTGTTTTATAG
- the pepA gene encoding cytosol aminopeptidase (Evidence 2a: Function from experimental evidences in other organisms; PubMedId: 8057849, 9864319, 10449417, 26936797; Product type e: enzyme), whose protein sequence is MFYAVQQSEHTETLVVGLFQKSQLTGKALEIDEMLEGHLTQLLKEGDVSAKPNQVSKVFPPSSAGMKRIYFVGLGREANYSFEQAKERFAHVFQAIHKDRKQETAVLLDTFISEDVPPADAAHALAESCLLASYEVQDYKHKSNEPDKQIEAVYVVTDEDTQEVQAGLRVGQAYGQGTNSARTLVNMPGNMLTATDLASYAEELAAKYDFECEILEKSEMEELGMGGILAVNQGSTEPPKMIVLKYQGKKEWEDVVGLVGKGITFDTGGYSIKTKSGIVGMKSDMGGAAAVLGAMETIGELRPEQNVLCVIPSTDNMISGGAMKPDDVIVSLSGKTIEILNTDAEGRLVLADGITYAKQHGASVLVDVATLTGGVVVALGTETTGAMTNDQSFYQQVADAAQECGEAIWQLPITEKDKKRVKSSQMADLSNSPGREGHAIMAGTFLGEFAESTPWVHLDIAGTATANKATCFGPAGATGVMARTLATLAERFTLEEDKNE, encoded by the coding sequence ATGTTTTATGCGGTTCAACAATCAGAGCATACAGAAACCCTTGTTGTCGGGCTTTTTCAAAAAAGCCAGCTGACAGGAAAAGCGTTGGAAATTGATGAAATGCTCGAAGGCCATCTGACACAGCTTTTAAAAGAGGGTGATGTCTCTGCGAAACCGAATCAAGTATCAAAAGTATTCCCTCCATCTTCTGCGGGTATGAAACGGATTTATTTCGTTGGCCTGGGGAGAGAAGCAAATTATTCGTTTGAACAGGCGAAGGAACGTTTTGCTCATGTTTTTCAAGCCATTCATAAAGATCGAAAACAAGAAACTGCTGTTCTGCTTGATACGTTTATTTCGGAAGACGTGCCTCCAGCCGATGCCGCTCATGCTTTAGCTGAGAGCTGCCTGCTTGCTTCCTATGAGGTGCAGGATTATAAGCATAAATCAAATGAGCCTGACAAACAAATTGAAGCCGTGTATGTTGTAACAGATGAAGATACACAGGAAGTGCAGGCAGGGCTTCGCGTCGGCCAGGCATACGGACAAGGGACAAATTCGGCTAGAACGCTTGTGAATATGCCGGGAAACATGCTGACAGCGACTGACCTCGCTTCGTATGCTGAAGAGCTTGCGGCGAAATATGATTTTGAGTGTGAGATATTGGAGAAATCAGAGATGGAAGAGCTCGGTATGGGCGGAATACTTGCGGTAAACCAAGGCTCCACCGAACCGCCGAAAATGATTGTGTTGAAATATCAGGGCAAAAAGGAATGGGAAGACGTCGTCGGACTAGTCGGGAAAGGAATTACCTTTGACACAGGCGGCTACTCCATTAAAACGAAATCTGGAATTGTTGGCATGAAATCAGATATGGGAGGAGCAGCTGCGGTTCTCGGGGCTATGGAAACGATCGGAGAGCTTCGTCCTGAACAAAACGTGCTGTGCGTTATTCCATCAACCGATAATATGATCTCCGGCGGGGCCATGAAGCCGGATGACGTGATCGTATCTTTAAGCGGAAAAACAATAGAAATCCTTAATACGGATGCTGAAGGAAGGCTAGTGCTTGCAGATGGCATTACATACGCGAAACAGCATGGCGCATCAGTTCTTGTCGATGTAGCTACGCTTACCGGCGGCGTCGTTGTGGCATTAGGAACAGAAACAACCGGTGCAATGACAAATGATCAAAGCTTTTACCAGCAGGTAGCTGATGCTGCACAAGAGTGCGGCGAGGCGATCTGGCAGCTGCCGATAACAGAGAAGGATAAAAAACGCGTGAAAAGCAGCCAAATGGCGGATCTCAGCAATTCACCGGGACGCGAGGGACATGCGATTATGGCAGGAACGTTTCTTGGTGAATTCGCTGAGTCAACACCTTGGGTTCACCTTGATATTGCAGGCACAGCGACTGCCAATAAAGCAACCTGCTTCGGACCGGCCGGGGCTACTGGCGTTATGGCAAGAACACTGGCTACACTTGCGGAGCGATTTACATTGGAAGAAGATAAAAACGAGTAA
- the yuiD gene encoding putative integral inner membrane protein (Evidence 3: Putative function from multiple computational evidences; PubMedId: 15849754, 16850406; Product type m: membrane component) encodes MELLTNFPLLSSLAAIIFAQVIKVPIQFIVSRKLDWSLVTSTGGMPSSHSAAVTALSTGVALEHGLDSSLFAVSAIFAVITMFDATGVRRHAGEQATVINKLVIDFNRFVNEAKDFPKAAEKEKQKKLKELLGHQPIEVFFGGLTGILLTLVLAYFFM; translated from the coding sequence ATGGAACTTTTAACGAATTTTCCTTTATTATCAAGCCTGGCCGCAATTATTTTTGCTCAGGTCATCAAAGTGCCCATACAGTTTATCGTGTCCAGAAAACTGGACTGGTCGCTGGTCACAAGCACAGGCGGCATGCCTAGCTCTCACTCCGCAGCGGTCACTGCGCTTTCTACAGGCGTAGCCTTGGAGCATGGATTAGACTCCTCACTCTTTGCGGTTTCCGCCATTTTCGCCGTCATAACCATGTTTGACGCAACTGGCGTCAGACGTCACGCCGGTGAGCAGGCAACAGTCATTAATAAGCTTGTTATTGATTTTAACCGTTTCGTAAATGAAGCGAAGGACTTCCCTAAGGCTGCAGAGAAAGAAAAGCAAAAAAAGCTGAAAGAGCTTCTCGGACATCAGCCGATCGAAGTCTTTTTCGGAGGATTAACAGGTATTTTACTGACATTGGTACTCGCTTACTTTTTCATGTAA
- the spsC gene encoding stationary phase survival protein (Evidence 1a: Function from experimental evidences in the studied strain; PubMedId: 26163297; Product type e: enzyme) gives MMLNMIRRLLMTCLFLLAFGTTFLSVSGIEAKDLSKWVQEHQEKHLKHAGLRLKALQQKQTQTTSAAEDKTKPLEEAFDWDEYPVQRVTATGYTAGAESTGKNPGDPLYGLTYSGVKVKRDLYSTVAADPSVFPIGTILFIPNYGLGVVADTGSAIKGNRLDLYFETVKDVYNEWGKKTLDVYVIKKGTGKITEDELEKLNETKSLQVFRNQYKTVKE, from the coding sequence ATGATGTTGAATATGATCAGACGTTTGCTGATGACCTGTTTATTTCTGCTTGCATTTGGCACGACATTTTTATCAGTGTCAGGAATTGAAGCGAAGGACTTGTCAAAATGGGTGCAGGAACATCAGGAAAAGCACTTGAAGCATGCAGGACTGAGATTAAAAGCATTGCAGCAGAAACAAACACAAACCACGTCCGCGGCTGAGGATAAAACAAAACCGTTAGAAGAGGCATTTGATTGGGATGAATATCCAGTCCAAAGAGTAACAGCAACAGGCTACACAGCAGGAGCTGAGTCGACGGGCAAAAATCCCGGTGATCCATTATACGGGCTTACATATTCAGGTGTGAAAGTGAAACGGGATTTATATTCCACGGTTGCTGCTGACCCGTCCGTTTTCCCGATCGGAACAATTTTATTCATTCCGAACTACGGTCTCGGAGTTGTGGCCGACACAGGATCAGCTATTAAGGGAAACCGCCTTGATCTGTACTTTGAGACAGTCAAAGATGTATACAATGAATGGGGCAAAAAAACCCTTGATGTATATGTGATTAAAAAGGGAACGGGAAAGATTACCGAGGATGAGCTTGAGAAGCTCAATGAAACAAAATCTTTGCAAGTGTTCAGAAATCAATATAAAACGGTGAAAGAATAA
- the yuiB gene encoding hypothetical protein (Evidence 4: Unknown function but conserved in other organisms) produces the protein MISLPVVIISIVLFFVLFFGIGFLLNMLLRMSWIMAVIYPIVCLFIISKEKLISYVQSPGESFASLFHRVLSLAAADVLILVSGLAGAIVSGIAINMLRKRGYQMF, from the coding sequence TTGATTAGTCTGCCAGTCGTAATCATCTCAATTGTTTTGTTTTTTGTCTTGTTTTTTGGAATCGGTTTCTTATTAAACATGCTGCTGAGAATGTCTTGGATTATGGCTGTGATTTATCCAATTGTATGCCTTTTCATTATCAGCAAAGAAAAGCTGATCAGCTATGTCCAGTCGCCGGGAGAATCCTTTGCCAGCCTGTTTCATCGTGTCTTATCATTAGCGGCTGCTGATGTGCTGATTTTAGTCAGCGGTTTGGCCGGCGCCATCGTGTCCGGTATAGCGATCAACATGCTTAGAAAAAGAGGATATCAAATGTTTTAA
- the yuiA gene encoding hypothetical protein (Evidence 4: Unknown function but conserved in other organisms), with amino-acid sequence MKTATTTASHACPFCSGKGYFQLILGGSETCPSCQGTGKDSHSFSSR; translated from the coding sequence ATGAAAACTGCAACGACAACCGCTTCACATGCATGCCCATTTTGTTCAGGGAAAGGATATTTTCAATTGATTCTCGGCGGTTCAGAGACTTGTCCGTCTTGCCAGGGGACAGGAAAAGACAGTCATTCTTTTTCCAGCCGTTGA